GCATCGTCCATGACCAGGTTGATTGATTTTATGATGTCGGCGTAATCTTCCGCGTCGGCAACCTGCTCGAGGCCGGTTATTTGAGCGAAAAGAACACAGCAGGGCTTTACCTGGGCTTCTTTGATCGTTCCCATTGCATTAAAACCTCATGGTTTTCCTTGATCGCAAAATAATTCATTTTATAGTTCGGGTCTTTTATCCGGTCGCCTTTTGATTTTATATCCTGGTACGCTTTTTCCAGATATTGATCCGCATCGCCGTTTTGGTCCAGCGCGGACAAGATCCGGTAATGGGTGTAAAAGACCGCGGCCCTGCTGCCTTCCAGCTCCGCGAGTCGCTGCAGTTTCGAGGTTGCCTTTACGGAAAGTTCCAAGGCTTTGTTGCGATCGCCCGTGTCAAGGCATATCGCGGCATAATTCGACAGGCCGAGAACCTCACAGCCGGCATACTTGGACTCGATCGCGAAGGCTATGCTCTTCTCTGACATCTTTTTCGCCATTTCGCTTTGGCCCAGCAGATGCAGGATGCGGGCGTAGTGATTATAATAAAAAGCAAGGTGGTTTTTTATCCGCAACTGCTCCAGTATTTTCAGGCATTTCTCCAGGTTCACTTGAGCGTCGTCAAATTTTCCGATCCCGATATAGCAGTCAGCCATGTCGCCGAGATGGAGTGCCACCCCTTCCAGGTGTTTGATCTCTTCGTCGATCTTCAGGGCCACGTTGAAATGTTCCAGTGCCTTCTCGTAATAACCCAGATCGGTGAGCGTTATCCCCATATTATGGTAGACATCTCCTTCACCACGCCGGTTCTGTATTTTCTTGTTGATCTCAAGAGCCTGGCTCAAATATGCCAGTTCCTGGTCGTAATCTCCCAGGGTATAGCTGACATTACCCAATTTTCTCAGCATCTCGGCCTTGAAAACCTCGTCGCCGATCATGATGGCGATCTTTAATGCCTCGTTGTACATGGCGCGCGCATCATGGTAGCGACTTAGATCAAAATAAAGGTTGCCGAATTCCGCCGTGAGGTAACCAAGAGAAACAGTATCGCCGTTGCGTTCGAACAGCGCTTTTGCACGATGGTAGTTTTCAAGAGCCTTATCGACCTCGCCGAGCCTTTGGCTGACCACGCCTAGTTTTTCATACGCAGTCGCTTCCAGTTTCGAGTCGACAATTGCCTGCGCCCGCTGCAGCATCCGCGTGAACAACTCCCCGGATTCACGCAGTTTCCCCTGGTTGTAGTGGATCAAACCCAGCCTTTGCAGCACGAACGGCGTTTCCTCCTCCTGCAGCAGCGATTCATAAATAATGATGGCCGGTGCGTAATCGGCGATCGAATCATGATAAAATCCCATGGCCTGTCTTGCCGCATAGCGTTGCTCAGCACTACCCGACCCATCGGCCAGCGCGATCAGACGCTTGACTGCCTCCCTTTCCCCTTCCCGGTCACCCATCCGGTTTAACAGGTTTGCTTTCTTGAGCAAAAGCTCGAATGTCCTGGCCGGCTCGACGCTTTCGGCCAATGTAAGCGCGGTGGAATATGCCTCTATCGCCTGCTGGGTCATGTGGGTATCTTCAAGATAGTGCGCCCATTGCACCGTGAACACGAACGCCTTCTCGTTGTGCCCGGCTTTTTGGAAGTGATAAGCGATCAGCCCGGTTGAATCGACGAGCGGCATGTTCTGTTCAAGCGCCTTCGCCACTTCGCCATGGAATTTTTGACGCATTTCCTTGGACAGGCGGGCGTATAGCTCATCCCGGATAATAGGCGTCTTGAAAAAGACCCGATCGCTGTCCAGTTGGATCAGGTTGTCGTTCATGCAGAATTTCACGAATTCGTTGTAATCGGGGAGCAACAAGCGCAGGATCTTCTTGTTTATTTCGTATCCATAGACGGAAAATATGGACAACCCCCACAGGTAGTTGGCCGGGATCGTGTCGATAATGTAGCCGGCGAGTTCGCGCAACCGGAAAGGCAGCACGATCTGCCTGGGGTTTTTCCCCAGGTGGAATTCATGGAGTATGTAATGGCACGATTCTTCCAGGTAGAGCGGATTGCCCTGGGAGAGTTCGATCACGCGCTGGGCAAGTTCGGACGGCAATTCGATTTTTTCGGTCAGGCTATCCACGATCTGTTTCGCATGATCGCTTGAAAGCGGTTGAAGCGTCACCATCTTTGGGGGCGCAGCGGCGCTCGTGCTGAGCGCATCCAGCACCTGGCGGGACCGGCTGCGGGTCTCGATGACCAGGGTCAGCGCGTGGCTCTGCATGTTATTCACGAGGTATTTTAGGTATTCAAGTGAATCGGTGTCGATCAAATCGATGCTCTGGAAAACCAGGATCAGCGGTTTGCGTCGCGACTCGTTGAACAGGATTTGGGTAAAGCTTTCATACAACTTCAGACGATAGCGATCGTCGGAAAGCTCCTGCGTTTTTTCAAGTGTGAAGTCGGCGTTCAGCGTGCGGATCACGCGCACGATACTGCCATAAGGTCCGCTGCTGCCGCTGCCCAAAAACGAAATGACGTGGATGTTGTAACCGTCATTCTGGTTCAATGCCCTCAGCGATTCGTGGATGAACCTGGTTTTGCCGATACCGGCCGGGCCCGTGATCACGATCAATTTTTCCTGGCAGTTCAGAAACCCGGTGAATTGGTTGAACTCTGG
This bacterium DNA region includes the following protein-coding sequences:
- a CDS encoding tetratricopeptide repeat protein, with amino-acid sequence MKEKRLVTVLYADLAGFTRLTDELGAEATTDFINNCYNVIDSIIHSYGGTVLRHEGDRVMAVFGFPKARGKDSYYGLIAALRVREAAKMFAYPVGVHVGVASGEVIIEGIDLYGPVIEEASHLEALGEAGDICLNRNCCEMNKLLFDHKEVKEGGYQYWKLQSEKTLLQEYQTEYLDRDPEFNQFTGFLNCQEKLIVITGPAGIGKTRFIHESLRALNQNDGYNIHVISFLGSGSSGPYGSIVRVIRTLNADFTLEKTQELSDDRYRLKLYESFTQILFNESRRKPLILVFQSIDLIDTDSLEYLKYLVNNMQSHALTLVIETRSRSRQVLDALSTSAAAPPKMVTLQPLSSDHAKQIVDSLTEKIELPSELAQRVIELSQGNPLYLEESCHYILHEFHLGKNPRQIVLPFRLRELAGYIIDTIPANYLWGLSIFSVYGYEINKKILRLLLPDYNEFVKFCMNDNLIQLDSDRVFFKTPIIRDELYARLSKEMRQKFHGEVAKALEQNMPLVDSTGLIAYHFQKAGHNEKAFVFTVQWAHYLEDTHMTQQAIEAYSTALTLAESVEPARTFELLLKKANLLNRMGDREGEREAVKRLIALADGSGSAEQRYAARQAMGFYHDSIADYAPAIIIYESLLQEEETPFVLQRLGLIHYNQGKLRESGELFTRMLQRAQAIVDSKLEATAYEKLGVVSQRLGEVDKALENYHRAKALFERNGDTVSLGYLTAEFGNLYFDLSRYHDARAMYNEALKIAIMIGDEVFKAEMLRKLGNVSYTLGDYDQELAYLSQALEINKKIQNRRGEGDVYHNMGITLTDLGYYEKALEHFNVALKIDEEIKHLEGVALHLGDMADCYIGIGKFDDAQVNLEKCLKILEQLRIKNHLAFYYNHYARILHLLGQSEMAKKMSEKSIAFAIESKYAGCEVLGLSNYAAICLDTGDRNKALELSVKATSKLQRLAELEGSRAAVFYTHYRILSALDQNGDADQYLEKAYQDIKSKGDRIKDPNYKMNYFAIKENHEVLMQWERSKKPR